A genomic region of Christiangramia sp. OXR-203 contains the following coding sequences:
- a CDS encoding PepSY domain-containing protein: MVNRKTAKWIRKAHRYLGIFLGIQFLMWTISGMYFSWTDIDEIHGDQFKKEAPVQTSFNDLLGTSQLATKEPVQSLELLEIANEPYYWINEAQLYNARTGQGKNGITKEEAQQVANRYMLNDFEIAKIQLVHSVGAHHEYRGRPLPVYEISYETPQNLKAYVAVENGAFQTVRHRDWRWFDFLWMTHTMDYQGRDNFNTLLLRAFSLLGLITVLSGFVLWYISSPSIRKLKKKLK; this comes from the coding sequence ATGGTCAACAGAAAAACAGCGAAATGGATTAGAAAAGCACACCGCTACTTGGGTATCTTTTTAGGTATTCAGTTCTTGATGTGGACGATTAGTGGGATGTATTTCAGCTGGACGGACATCGACGAGATACACGGTGACCAATTTAAGAAAGAAGCACCTGTACAGACCTCATTTAATGATTTGCTCGGCACATCCCAACTCGCTACTAAAGAACCCGTCCAATCTTTGGAATTACTGGAAATAGCAAATGAACCTTACTATTGGATAAATGAAGCACAGCTTTATAATGCCAGAACAGGACAAGGGAAAAATGGAATTACTAAAGAAGAGGCTCAACAAGTTGCAAATAGGTATATGTTGAACGATTTTGAAATAGCAAAAATTCAATTAGTCCATTCTGTAGGAGCACATCACGAATATCGCGGTCGCCCACTTCCAGTCTATGAAATTTCTTATGAGACACCACAAAACTTAAAAGCCTATGTGGCGGTTGAGAATGGCGCTTTTCAAACGGTGAGACATAGGGACTGGCGCTGGTTTGATTTTCTTTGGATGACCCATACAATGGATTATCAGGGAAGGGATAATTTCAACACGTTGCTATTAAGGGCATTTTCACTTTTGGGATTGATAACAGTCTTAAGTGGTTTTGTACTATGGTACATCAGTTCCCCATCAATCAGAAAATTAAAGAAGAAGCTTAAATAG
- a CDS encoding DUF305 domain-containing protein, whose product MDSKENTQDGMKKNTYGKFMAMLGLSFIAMYITMYLNTYEWDHVWFSLTRFYMVCLGIAAMAVIMLSLMLNMYKNKKKNIAIYLGSLILFVSALGLVREQKSTVGDVLWMKAMIPHHSIAILTSKRADIKDPEAKKLAEEIIEAQLREIAQMKKIIYRLENKKEE is encoded by the coding sequence ATGGATTCAAAAGAAAACACACAAGACGGAATGAAGAAAAATACTTACGGAAAGTTTATGGCTATGCTTGGGCTTTCATTTATAGCAATGTACATCACAATGTACCTAAATACCTACGAATGGGACCACGTTTGGTTTAGCCTTACAAGATTTTATATGGTTTGCCTCGGTATAGCTGCAATGGCAGTAATTATGTTGTCATTAATGCTAAATATGTATAAGAACAAGAAAAAGAACATAGCTATTTATTTGGGGAGTTTAATACTTTTTGTGAGTGCATTGGGTCTGGTACGCGAACAAAAATCAACTGTAGGTGACGTTCTCTGGATGAAAGCAATGATTCCACACCACTCTATTGCAATCTTAACAAGCAAAAGAGCCGACATAAAAGACCCAGAAGCCAAAAAACTTGCCGAGGAAATAATCGAGGCACAGTTGCGTGAGATTGCACAAATGAAAAAGATTATTTACAGATTGGAAAACAAAAAAGAGGAATAG
- a CDS encoding efflux RND transporter periplasmic adaptor subunit has protein sequence MKKNLIFIGLALVVGLLGGWLIFGGSGNDEQAIKDLSDMSDSHDHSGESAEQMWTCSMHPQIMQPEPGDCPICGMDLIPAEAGADGLSADEIKMTENAMALANIQTSVVGQGQMGSGTLKLSGKIKPNEESNAVQVTYFGGRIENLYVNTTGERVGAGQRLATIYSPELVSAQQELLTAASLKESQPALYKAVRNKLKLWKLSEKQINAIETAGKVQENFPVYATVSGTVTHKMVEEGDYVKQGQPLYKIANLNTVWAEFDAYENQIASLKVGQTIKVTTNAYRNEVFDAKVSFIDPLLNSSTRTVVVRAVLNNKNDLFKPGMFVEGKIEGAQESTLSKITVPATAVMWTGERSVVYVKTNPNEAIFEMREVLLGNANGDTYTIIEGLQNGDEVVTNGTFTVDAAAQLQGKKSMMNTAGGKTMTGHEGHLGMQGNNSGDSKGNTDHSEMKERIAVSNKFQGQLKQVFEDYILLKDALVNDDAKNAQQAGKQIIRSLKNVDMKLLSDEKAHNHWMTIQKELNTSANAISSNTDISKQRGHFKHLSAHMISSVQLFGVNENVYIQFCPMADNNKGAYWISLEEEVRNPYYGEAMLTCGEVRDTLK, from the coding sequence ATGAAAAAGAATTTAATATTTATTGGCCTTGCCTTAGTAGTAGGGCTATTGGGAGGATGGCTCATATTTGGAGGGTCAGGAAATGATGAACAGGCGATAAAGGACTTGTCCGATATGTCAGATTCGCACGATCATTCAGGTGAAAGTGCTGAGCAGATGTGGACTTGCTCAATGCACCCACAAATTATGCAACCCGAACCTGGCGATTGCCCAATCTGCGGAATGGACCTCATTCCAGCTGAGGCTGGAGCAGACGGTCTGTCTGCAGATGAGATTAAGATGACCGAAAATGCAATGGCACTGGCTAACATACAAACATCGGTCGTAGGACAAGGTCAGATGGGTAGTGGCACATTAAAACTATCTGGAAAGATAAAGCCCAATGAAGAATCCAACGCTGTGCAGGTCACCTATTTTGGTGGAAGAATTGAAAACCTCTATGTTAATACTACAGGAGAACGTGTAGGTGCCGGACAGCGTTTGGCAACTATTTATTCACCTGAATTAGTTTCTGCCCAACAAGAATTACTCACGGCTGCATCGTTGAAGGAATCACAGCCAGCACTCTATAAAGCTGTGAGGAATAAACTAAAGCTTTGGAAACTTTCTGAAAAGCAAATTAATGCTATAGAGACCGCTGGAAAAGTACAAGAAAATTTCCCTGTTTATGCAACCGTTTCTGGGACAGTAACGCATAAAATGGTAGAAGAAGGTGACTATGTAAAACAAGGACAACCCTTGTATAAAATTGCCAACCTCAATACGGTCTGGGCAGAATTTGATGCCTATGAGAATCAGATTGCTTCCTTGAAAGTTGGTCAAACTATTAAAGTGACTACCAATGCGTATCGCAATGAAGTATTTGATGCAAAAGTTTCATTTATTGACCCTTTATTAAATTCTTCTACACGAACCGTCGTAGTTAGAGCGGTGCTAAATAATAAAAATGATTTGTTCAAACCAGGAATGTTCGTCGAGGGTAAAATTGAAGGTGCTCAAGAAAGCACTTTAAGTAAAATAACAGTTCCTGCTACAGCTGTGATGTGGACTGGTGAACGTTCTGTGGTTTATGTTAAAACTAATCCTAACGAAGCTATTTTTGAAATGAGAGAAGTCTTACTCGGTAATGCCAATGGAGACACCTATACCATAATTGAAGGTCTTCAAAATGGTGATGAAGTGGTAACTAATGGCACGTTTACAGTAGATGCTGCTGCACAATTACAAGGCAAAAAATCTATGATGAACACAGCTGGTGGCAAAACAATGACCGGTCACGAAGGGCATTTAGGTATGCAAGGAAACAATTCTGGAGATAGTAAGGGGAATACTGACCATTCAGAAATGAAAGAAAGGATAGCTGTTTCAAACAAATTTCAAGGCCAGTTAAAACAGGTGTTTGAGGATTATATTCTTTTGAAAGATGCTCTGGTTAATGATGATGCCAAAAATGCACAGCAAGCGGGAAAACAAATAATACGATCCCTGAAAAATGTAGATATGAAGTTGTTATCCGATGAAAAAGCACATAACCATTGGATGACAATTCAAAAGGAATTAAATACTTCGGCAAACGCAATTTCAAGTAATACGGATATTTCAAAACAAAGAGGGCATTTCAAGCATTTGTCTGCGCATATGATAAGTAGTGTACAGCTCTTTGGGGTCAATGAAAATGTTTATATCCAGTTTTGTCCAATGGCAGACAATAATAAGGGAGCATACTGGATAAGTTTAGAGGAAGAAGTCCGTAACCCATATTATGGCGAAGCAATGTTAACCTGTGGTGAGGTTAGAGATACGTTAAAATAA
- a CDS encoding helix-turn-helix domain-containing protein has translation MNNTIHIKNMVCPRCISAVSQILVGLNIDYKAVKLGEVELVSMLNEFEKKSLQKKLQNAGFSLIDDRKSQLIEQMKNLVIEKIHYSNEETELKWANIISYELNLDYKYLSSLFSSVESITFEQYIINQKIERVKELIVYDELTLSEIAFQLHYSSVAYLSNQFKKVTGMTPTQFKKSVTKNRKSLDEI, from the coding sequence ATGAATAATACCATCCACATTAAAAATATGGTCTGTCCGAGATGTATATCCGCAGTTTCCCAAATTTTGGTAGGATTGAACATTGATTACAAAGCTGTCAAGTTAGGAGAAGTAGAATTGGTATCGATGCTTAACGAATTCGAAAAAAAATCTTTGCAAAAAAAGCTACAAAATGCAGGATTTAGTTTGATTGACGACCGTAAAAGTCAGCTTATCGAGCAAATGAAGAATTTGGTAATTGAGAAGATACATTATTCTAATGAAGAGACCGAATTAAAATGGGCCAATATTATAAGTTACGAGCTGAACTTAGATTATAAATATTTAAGTTCCCTATTCTCATCGGTAGAAAGCATCACGTTCGAGCAATACATCATCAACCAAAAAATTGAACGTGTAAAAGAACTTATTGTCTATGATGAATTAACCTTGAGTGAGATAGCTTTTCAATTACATTATAGTAGCGTTGCGTACTTAAGCAATCAATTCAAAAAAGTAACGGGAATGACACCCACGCAGTTCAAGAAATCTGTGACAAAAAACCGAAAATCCTTGGATGAGATTTAA
- a CDS encoding ArsR/SmtB family transcription factor, whose protein sequence is MSLEITCTRNEADKKQISRCKETIENSSGSLEAISKILSLAGSEVRLKILFLLNIENELCPCDIADILEMSVPAVSQHIRKMKDAGIITSRREGQTLYYSLVKSEDNVLNGIFNSISARKKTA, encoded by the coding sequence ATGAGCTTGGAAATAACCTGTACACGGAACGAAGCAGACAAGAAGCAAATATCGAGATGTAAGGAAACCATAGAGAATTCTTCAGGTAGCTTAGAAGCAATAAGCAAAATTTTGTCTCTTGCGGGAAGCGAGGTACGACTGAAAATTCTATTTCTATTGAACATAGAGAATGAACTGTGTCCTTGCGATATTGCTGACATTCTTGAAATGAGTGTTCCTGCCGTATCCCAACATATCCGTAAAATGAAGGATGCGGGAATTATTACATCGAGACGTGAAGGGCAAACATTGTATTATTCGCTGGTAAAGAGTGAGGACAATGTTTTGAATGGAATTTTCAATTCAATTTCAGCAAGAAAGAAAACAGCTTAG
- the merTP gene encoding mercuric transport protein MerTP, which yields MAPNKTSNTAAYTGIFTAVAASICCITPVLALIAGTSGIASTFSWVEPFRPYLIGLTIIVLVFAWYQKLRPKTQEEIDCACEDDAKPSFWQSKRFLLIVTLFAALMLAFPYYSNLFYAQPAKDIVYVSQSNIKKQTFEVAGMTCAGCEAHVESEVNKLDGIISVKASYENANTIVEFDKTKTDLPAIRKAIEKTGYKVVENTTKENK from the coding sequence ATGGCACCGAATAAAACTTCAAATACCGCGGCCTATACCGGCATTTTTACCGCAGTTGCAGCATCAATATGTTGTATAACCCCTGTCTTGGCATTAATTGCTGGAACAAGCGGAATTGCATCTACATTCTCTTGGGTCGAGCCATTTAGACCCTATCTTATCGGCTTGACCATTATTGTTTTGGTCTTTGCCTGGTACCAGAAACTACGACCGAAAACACAGGAAGAAATAGATTGCGCCTGTGAAGATGATGCGAAACCATCGTTTTGGCAATCCAAACGGTTCTTATTGATAGTAACACTATTCGCCGCATTGATGCTGGCCTTCCCGTACTATTCCAATCTATTTTATGCACAGCCCGCCAAGGATATCGTCTATGTCTCTCAATCCAATATCAAAAAACAGACTTTTGAAGTCGCTGGAATGACCTGTGCAGGTTGTGAGGCACACGTAGAAAGCGAAGTCAATAAATTGGACGGAATTATTTCTGTCAAAGCCAGCTACGAAAATGCCAACACCATAGTGGAATTTGACAAGACCAAAACCGATTTGCCCGCAATCCGAAAAGCCATAGAGAAAACAGGATACAAAGTAGTCGAGAATACCACCAAAGAAAATAAGTAG
- a CDS encoding NAD(P)/FAD-dependent oxidoreductase, which translates to MKKYDVFIIGSGMAGMTIANKCASKGLSVGITDELPYGGTCALRGCDPKKVIIGATEVRDFAQRLKGKGIDTIPNINWKDIMAFKQTFVDEMPRKIEKGYKKNGIDTFHSSATFRNENTLSVGNETIQADKVVIASGSKPKVLDFEGGQLAKTSTDFLNLKELPQSLLFIGGGYIAFEFAHIAARSGAEVTIVHRGKRPLENFDKDIVKHLVDITRNLGIKIVLETEVSKIESKDGHYITTGISNGNETTYKAAAVFNSAGRPPAIFDLELEKAGISFSKKGIEVNEYLQSTTNANIYAAGDAADSRGLPLTPVAVLEGHVVASNIIKGNKKKVSYPPMPSVVFTLPTMATVGLLEDEAKEKGYDINVNFEKVDNWFNARRLNVDEYAYKTIIDKNNNTILGAHLIGPHCEETINLFAMAIKTKMTISDLRTMIFSYPTMASDLTYIL; encoded by the coding sequence ATGAAAAAATATGATGTTTTCATAATCGGCTCGGGTATGGCCGGTATGACAATCGCTAATAAATGTGCCTCAAAAGGTCTTTCGGTCGGCATAACCGATGAACTACCTTATGGTGGCACCTGTGCCCTACGAGGCTGTGACCCAAAAAAAGTGATTATCGGTGCCACGGAAGTACGCGACTTCGCGCAAAGACTTAAAGGGAAAGGCATTGATACCATTCCGAATATCAACTGGAAGGATATAATGGCGTTCAAACAGACCTTTGTCGATGAAATGCCGAGGAAAATAGAAAAGGGGTATAAGAAGAACGGCATCGACACCTTTCACAGTTCCGCTACGTTTAGAAATGAAAATACCTTAAGTGTAGGTAACGAGACCATTCAAGCTGATAAAGTTGTAATTGCGTCAGGTTCAAAACCAAAAGTTTTAGATTTTGAAGGCGGACAGCTTGCGAAAACGAGTACGGATTTTCTAAACCTTAAGGAATTACCCCAATCCCTGCTTTTCATCGGTGGTGGATATATCGCCTTTGAATTCGCCCATATTGCCGCACGTTCTGGTGCCGAGGTAACAATAGTACATCGAGGCAAACGTCCATTGGAAAACTTTGACAAGGATATTGTAAAACATTTGGTCGATATCACACGTAATTTAGGGATTAAGATTGTTCTGGAAACTGAAGTTTCTAAAATTGAAAGTAAAGATGGCCACTACATAACCACAGGAATTTCAAACGGAAACGAAACTACCTACAAAGCGGCAGCGGTATTTAATTCCGCTGGTCGTCCCCCAGCCATTTTTGATTTAGAATTGGAAAAAGCAGGTATATCCTTCTCAAAAAAGGGCATAGAGGTCAACGAATACCTTCAGAGCACAACTAACGCGAACATATATGCAGCAGGCGATGCAGCGGACTCAAGAGGATTGCCCCTAACACCTGTAGCTGTTTTGGAAGGACACGTCGTAGCTTCAAATATCATTAAAGGAAATAAGAAAAAAGTCAGTTATCCCCCCATGCCTTCCGTAGTTTTCACTTTGCCCACTATGGCAACCGTTGGCCTATTGGAAGATGAGGCTAAAGAAAAAGGATATGATATCAATGTCAATTTTGAAAAAGTGGATAATTGGTTCAATGCGAGACGCCTGAATGTGGATGAATATGCTTATAAAACAATCATCGATAAAAATAATAATACCATTTTGGGCGCGCATCTGATCGGGCCTCATTGTGAAGAAACAATAAATCTTTTTGCAATGGCGATAAAGACCAAGATGACCATAAGCGATTTGCGAACAATGATATTTTCATATCCTACAATGGCATCTGACCTAACCTATATACTCTAA
- a CDS encoding GDCCVxC domain-containing (seleno)protein translates to METTILKSTITCPECGHKTEEEMPTNACQFFYECENCKEVLRPNEGDCCVFCSYGTVACPPIQENKRCNNSSCC, encoded by the coding sequence ATGGAAACTACAATATTAAAATCTACGATCACCTGCCCTGAATGCGGCCACAAAACAGAAGAAGAAATGCCGACGAACGCTTGTCAATTCTTTTACGAATGCGAGAATTGCAAAGAAGTATTAAGACCAAACGAGGGAGATTGTTGCGTATTCTGTTCTTACGGTACTGTGGCCTGCCCACCAATTCAAGAAAATAAAAGATGTAATAATTCAAGTTGTTGCTAA
- a CDS encoding metal-sensitive transcriptional regulator, translating to MEQHKLPTDLILDIKTRLKTLSGQLSGIVKMLDEGKDPEQINIQFKSIDKGIQKAHYLLLDEVYRKALAIGIVKAVDSCPGNCGNEDKIEYLKSEFPNLELSDLTNRLKEIQTIETRLKDYNEKKG from the coding sequence ATGGAACAGCACAAATTACCCACTGATTTAATCTTGGATATAAAAACAAGATTAAAAACTTTGAGTGGTCAATTAAGCGGCATTGTTAAAATGCTTGATGAAGGAAAGGACCCCGAACAAATAAACATACAGTTCAAATCCATTGATAAGGGGATTCAAAAAGCACATTACTTACTGCTGGATGAAGTTTATCGAAAAGCACTTGCTATTGGAATTGTAAAGGCCGTGGACTCTTGCCCAGGAAATTGTGGTAATGAAGATAAAATTGAATATTTAAAAAGTGAATTTCCCAATTTGGAATTATCCGATTTGACCAATCGCTTAAAAGAAATCCAAACCATTGAAACCAGATTAAAAGACTACAACGAAAAAAAAGGTTAA
- a CDS encoding thioredoxin family protein has product MSKRQIEIFTAGCPVCEPVLQLVNETAGKDCEITLHNLSEQCESKICVSKMKEYGVTRVPAIAVDGKLLNCCTNIEITKEDLVNAGIGSC; this is encoded by the coding sequence ATGAGTAAACGACAAATCGAGATTTTTACAGCAGGTTGCCCTGTATGCGAGCCTGTGTTACAATTAGTAAATGAGACAGCAGGAAAGGACTGCGAAATCACACTTCATAATCTGTCCGAGCAATGCGAAAGTAAAATCTGTGTTTCAAAAATGAAGGAATATGGGGTTACAAGAGTTCCCGCCATTGCTGTTGACGGAAAACTACTGAATTGCTGCACCAACATCGAAATCACAAAAGAGGATTTGGTAAACGCGGGAATAGGAAGTTGTTAG
- a CDS encoding mercuric transporter MerT family protein: MAITKWNKKASMGTAVFSAVSLKLCCWGPLLLTSVAGISGSSVYISWLIALKPYLLVIPFLSLGLAFYQVYKKKKVDDCGSCDTAKPSFFKSKIYLWLVTVFVVVMTLVSYYPQIFHPMATKGIVATNNTHIQTVKLNIEGMVCSGCEKNINHSVNKIDGVTNVSTSYEEGTSNIEFDTTKTNFDEIKKVIQSKGYLITNTKDQ, encoded by the coding sequence ATGGCAATTACTAAATGGAACAAAAAAGCATCTATGGGGACTGCTGTATTTTCAGCAGTTTCCCTTAAACTATGCTGCTGGGGTCCTTTGCTACTTACAAGTGTAGCTGGTATTAGTGGAAGTTCTGTCTATATTTCTTGGCTTATCGCCTTGAAACCTTATCTGTTGGTTATACCATTTTTGTCATTGGGACTGGCCTTTTATCAGGTTTATAAAAAAAAGAAGGTGGACGATTGTGGCAGCTGTGATACTGCTAAACCATCATTTTTTAAATCAAAAATCTATTTGTGGTTAGTTACAGTGTTTGTTGTTGTAATGACATTGGTTTCTTATTATCCGCAAATATTTCACCCAATGGCCACAAAAGGAATTGTTGCAACAAACAATACACATATTCAAACTGTAAAGTTGAATATTGAAGGGATGGTATGCTCTGGTTGTGAAAAAAATATCAACCATTCTGTAAATAAAATTGACGGGGTTACAAATGTATCTACGTCTTATGAAGAAGGGACTTCAAATATAGAATTTGATACAACTAAAACGAATTTCGATGAGATAAAAAAGGTTATTCAATCAAAAGGGTATTTGATTACAAATACTAAAGACCAATAG
- a CDS encoding helix-turn-helix domain-containing protein yields MIKEIFIRNMVCDRCIKVLRTEFKNEDIDLIEIELGRIKVGIKNESQFERIIAILEDDGFSIIKSPKKKLVEKVKIELIHILEQVPFGLEENLSSFLSKKLKKEYSKISKTFSFIEEVTIEKYFIKLKIEKVKELIQSQEYNFTQISQMLDYKHLNHLSKQFKNETGMSLTDYKLNRKGGRKSLDKII; encoded by the coding sequence ATGATTAAAGAAATTTTTATACGCAATATGGTCTGTGACAGGTGCATCAAAGTGCTTAGAACAGAATTTAAAAACGAGGATATTGACTTAATCGAAATCGAATTGGGTCGTATTAAAGTGGGAATTAAAAATGAATCTCAATTTGAACGTATAATAGCTATCTTGGAAGATGATGGCTTTTCAATAATTAAATCCCCCAAGAAAAAATTAGTAGAAAAGGTAAAGATTGAACTGATTCACATATTGGAACAAGTGCCATTCGGACTTGAAGAAAATCTATCAAGTTTCCTCTCAAAAAAATTAAAAAAAGAATATTCGAAAATCAGTAAAACATTCTCTTTCATTGAAGAGGTAACTATCGAAAAATATTTTATCAAGCTAAAAATAGAGAAAGTCAAAGAACTCATTCAGTCTCAAGAATATAATTTCACGCAAATAAGCCAAATGCTCGATTATAAACACTTAAACCATTTAAGCAAACAGTTTAAAAATGAAACAGGTATGAGCTTAACGGACTATAAGTTAAATCGAAAGGGAGGTAGAAAATCACTGGACAAAATTATATAG
- a CDS encoding four-helix bundle copper-binding protein has product MKHSRLIDALNNCAAHCNYCADACLDEGDIKMMVDCIRTDRTCAEICSATANLLASNYSDVRGMVEQCRDICKKCADVCEKHDHKHCQECADACRKCAEACEDFLS; this is encoded by the coding sequence ATGAAACATTCAAGGTTAATTGATGCACTAAATAATTGTGCTGCCCACTGTAATTATTGCGCAGATGCCTGTCTTGACGAAGGCGACATTAAAATGATGGTTGATTGTATTAGGACCGATAGGACCTGTGCTGAAATCTGTAGCGCCACGGCAAATTTACTTGCTTCAAATTATTCCGATGTAAGGGGTATGGTAGAGCAATGCCGTGATATCTGTAAAAAATGTGCAGATGTATGTGAAAAACACGACCATAAACATTGTCAAGAATGTGCAGATGCCTGCAGAAAATGTGCTGAAGCTTGTGAGGATTTCTTAAGCTAA